In one Balneolales bacterium ANBcel1 genomic region, the following are encoded:
- a CDS encoding carbamoyl phosphate synthase small subunit, with protein sequence MHQPRTDKAILALADGTVVHGYAIGHRGTTGGELCFNTSMTGYQEIFTDPSYHGQLMMMTYPHIGNYGVSGRDDEARKVMISGLIVRAFSQHYSNTMADGDLDSYLKRNRIVGITGVDTRRLVQHIRREGVLNAIISSDNDDPEALVEQAREWPSMIGLELASKVSRTEPRTIKPGDYEFFRPAVSQSDPLATGANATYNKPETHPAAQASNAAPDGSAPAQSSAKAGSSDTTEVSSPESGQSEAAHQKKESSSRQTMLKIAALDYGIKNNIINSFVQRGCMVRIFPAQTDFSEIEKWSPDAYFFSNGPGDPNPMDYALETVRQAKATGKPMFGICLGHQLMAMTEGMKVMKMFVGHRGANQPVKNLNRGRVEITTQNHGFAVDPDSVTDDVAVITHRNLNDGTLEGLNYKQLNGFSVQYHPESSPGPHDSSYLFDEFVDRILRYKQENGSGE encoded by the coding sequence ATGCATCAACCCAGAACTGACAAAGCGATTCTAGCCCTGGCCGACGGAACGGTGGTTCATGGCTATGCCATCGGCCACCGTGGAACCACCGGCGGCGAACTCTGTTTCAACACCAGCATGACCGGCTACCAGGAAATTTTCACCGATCCCAGCTATCACGGTCAGCTGATGATGATGACCTATCCCCACATCGGTAATTACGGCGTCTCGGGCCGTGACGATGAAGCCCGAAAAGTGATGATCTCCGGGCTGATCGTCCGTGCTTTCTCCCAACACTACAGCAATACCATGGCCGACGGCGACCTGGACAGCTATCTAAAGCGTAATCGCATTGTCGGAATCACCGGGGTGGATACCCGGCGCCTGGTTCAGCACATCCGCCGCGAAGGCGTACTGAATGCCATCATCTCGAGCGATAACGACGACCCCGAGGCACTTGTCGAGCAGGCCAGGGAGTGGCCGTCCATGATTGGACTCGAGCTGGCCAGCAAGGTCAGCCGTACCGAGCCCCGCACCATCAAACCGGGGGATTATGAGTTTTTCCGTCCCGCTGTTTCTCAAAGCGATCCTCTCGCCACCGGTGCCAATGCCACCTACAACAAGCCGGAAACGCACCCGGCCGCACAGGCTTCCAATGCCGCGCCTGACGGCTCCGCCCCGGCCCAGTCCAGCGCAAAGGCCGGTTCCTCCGATACCACCGAGGTATCGTCTCCGGAGAGCGGACAGAGCGAAGCCGCCCATCAGAAGAAGGAGTCCTCATCCCGTCAAACGATGCTGAAAATTGCCGCCCTGGATTACGGTATCAAAAACAACATCATCAACAGCTTTGTCCAGCGCGGCTGCATGGTACGGATATTTCCGGCTCAAACGGATTTCAGCGAAATTGAGAAATGGAGCCCCGACGCGTACTTTTTCTCCAACGGCCCGGGCGATCCTAACCCGATGGATTATGCGCTGGAAACGGTTCGTCAAGCCAAAGCCACCGGAAAGCCCATGTTCGGGATCTGCCTGGGCCATCAGCTGATGGCGATGACCGAGGGGATGAAGGTGATGAAAATGTTCGTGGGGCACCGCGGCGCCAATCAGCCTGTCAAAAATCTCAATCGTGGCCGCGTGGAAATCACCACCCAGAACCACGGTTTCGCCGTTGATCCCGATTCGGTTACCGATGATGTGGCCGTAATCACCCACCGCAACCTGAACGACGGAACCCTCGAAGGACTCAACTACAAACAACTCAACGGATTCAGTGTCCAGTATCACCCCGAGTCTTCTCCAGGTCCGCACGATTCCTCCTACCTGTTTGATGAGTTTGTCGATCGCATCCTCCGATACAAACAAGAAAACGGATCGGGAGAGTGA
- a CDS encoding response regulator transcription factor has protein sequence MNFKRTILLVEDEAEPAEMLCNYLEMHGYEVLMAMDGTRAIELIDNNARQIDLAILDIMVPDKDGYEICNYLRTHPILGDVPVIFLTAKDQEKDEIAGLSLGADDYIPKPASLNLVKAHVESLLRRRPQEKGSWIGYRSVFIAPDNMEAWQNGQKIELTNTEFKLLKLFFENPKRVYTRQEILEYITDEEKYVFDRTVDVHIKNLRLKLRDDGELIKTYRGMGYGLNKETAHP, from the coding sequence TTGAACTTCAAGCGAACCATTTTACTTGTTGAGGATGAGGCCGAACCGGCGGAGATGCTGTGTAATTACCTGGAAATGCATGGCTATGAGGTGCTTATGGCTATGGATGGCACCCGGGCGATCGAGCTGATCGATAATAATGCCCGGCAGATCGACCTCGCCATACTCGATATTATGGTGCCCGACAAAGACGGCTACGAGATTTGCAATTATCTGCGAACCCATCCGATCCTCGGGGATGTTCCCGTCATCTTTCTTACCGCCAAGGACCAGGAAAAGGACGAGATCGCGGGGCTGTCTCTGGGAGCCGACGACTATATCCCGAAGCCGGCAAGCCTTAACCTGGTAAAGGCGCATGTGGAATCGCTGTTGCGTCGCAGGCCGCAGGAGAAAGGAAGCTGGATCGGATACCGCAGTGTTTTCATCGCGCCCGATAATATGGAAGCATGGCAAAACGGACAGAAAATTGAACTCACCAATACCGAGTTCAAACTCCTGAAACTCTTTTTTGAGAACCCCAAGAGAGTCTATACCCGCCAGGAAATTCTGGAATATATCACCGATGAGGAGAAATACGTCTTCGACCGCACGGTTGACGTCCATATAAAAAACCTGCGCCTCAAACTTCGGGACGACGGCGAGCTTATCAAGACCTATCGCGGTATGGGGTATGGACTGAATAAAGAAACGGCCCATCCCTGA
- the hemA gene encoding glutamyl-tRNA reductase: MKASTPQIREFSAAGINHWKADVALRERFSLSEDQRRRFLEDARIIGLRDVIIVSTCNRTEIFGRTSTPGILVELLVKHSEGLREEFDESGFVFEGEDAVRHLIRVTVGLDAQILGDLQIVKQVKEAYEHTRSMGMADTVLHRLMQFVLRTHKRSRTETDLASGAATTAYAAVRYAKNKLKSIARKNILLVGTGKIGKITCKNLISMGARNVVLLNRNRLRAETLGDRFQLPVAGLESLSSEIGRADLVIVATGADHPVIRREQLSGIEGSDRKVVMLDLSVPRNIDPELGSHPNVELVNMDLLRDTTDEAFKRREENVPKVEAIIDEEIENFKVWLSEQKVVPTIRALSDKLHDIRSREMDKFRSRIPEQAFEDVDHLTRRIVNKIMAHSIDHLRENHDAPEEITRLVHSMFKLESESSVDS; the protein is encoded by the coding sequence ATGAAGGCATCAACTCCGCAGATCAGGGAATTTTCGGCGGCTGGTATTAACCACTGGAAAGCCGATGTGGCTCTCAGAGAACGCTTCAGCCTTTCTGAGGATCAGAGGCGTCGTTTTCTGGAGGATGCGCGCATAATCGGGCTGAGGGATGTGATCATTGTTTCCACCTGCAACCGTACCGAGATATTTGGCCGCACTTCCACACCCGGGATTCTGGTTGAGCTGCTGGTCAAACACAGCGAAGGTCTTCGGGAGGAGTTCGATGAATCCGGATTTGTTTTTGAGGGAGAGGATGCCGTCAGGCACCTGATCAGGGTGACGGTCGGTCTGGATGCCCAGATTCTCGGGGACCTGCAGATCGTCAAGCAGGTAAAGGAGGCCTATGAGCATACCCGCTCCATGGGAATGGCGGATACCGTGTTGCACAGGCTGATGCAGTTCGTGCTTCGTACCCACAAACGCTCGCGCACAGAAACAGACCTGGCCAGTGGTGCCGCTACCACGGCATATGCGGCAGTCCGGTACGCGAAAAACAAATTAAAGTCGATAGCAAGAAAGAATATCCTGCTGGTTGGAACGGGAAAAATCGGCAAGATCACCTGCAAAAACCTGATATCGATGGGCGCCCGGAATGTGGTGCTGCTTAACCGCAACCGCCTGCGCGCTGAAACTCTCGGTGACCGGTTTCAGCTCCCTGTAGCCGGTCTTGAAAGCCTGAGTTCCGAAATTGGCCGGGCGGATCTTGTTATCGTGGCAACCGGAGCCGACCATCCCGTGATTCGCCGGGAGCAACTGTCCGGGATTGAGGGAAGCGACCGAAAAGTGGTTATGCTGGATCTCTCCGTCCCCAGAAATATTGATCCGGAGCTGGGAAGTCATCCCAATGTTGAACTGGTGAACATGGATCTCCTCCGGGATACTACAGACGAGGCGTTCAAAAGGCGAGAAGAGAATGTGCCCAAAGTTGAAGCCATTATAGATGAAGAGATTGAAAATTTCAAAGTATGGCTCTCCGAGCAAAAGGTTGTGCCTACCATCCGGGCGCTGAGTGACAAACTTCATGATATAAGAAGCCGTGAGATGGACAAGTTCCGGTCGCGAATTCCGGAGCAGGCATTTGAAGATGTGGACCACCTCACCCGAAGAATCGTAAACAAGATCATGGCGCACTCCATTGACCATCTAAGGGAGAACCATGATGCACCCGAAGAGATCACCCGCCTGGTCCACTCCATGTTTAAACTGGAATCGGAGTCATCCGTTGACAGCTAA
- a CDS encoding AbgT family transporter translates to MSNPSGAPPKKRDWFTRFLDVVEWLGNLLPHPVTLFALFATGVVLISGLAEYLNWTVPDPRPEGSAGRSPDGMIEAVSLLNGDGLRMILENLVTNFTGFAPLGVVLVALLGVGVAEHSGLISAVIRGIVLKAASVRPIEKPRFGGITNETGLWRMFLYLMRRLKYIILRPFSFLLQPRILVTVAVVFTGIVSNTASELGYVVLVPLGAVVFMSLGRHPLAGLAAAFAGVSGGYSANLLLGTIDPLLAGLTQEAAQLVDPAYTVHAAVNYYFMFLSVFVITAVGTWVTIKIVEPKLGPYDPDIALEDVSDEQSMAPLTKTEKKGLLWTALTFLGLLAILAMGVLPENGVLRNPETGEILNSPFLNGIVAIIFIVFVIPGFVFGRVTGSMRSDRDVIEGMAKSMSTLGLYIVIVFFASQFVAFFGWTNLGQIVAVTGAQFLQNIGLTGPLVFIGFIMVSGFVNLMLGSASAQWAVTAPIFVPMLMLIGYSPEVIQAAYRIGDSVTNLVTPMMSYFGLILAFANKYDKNLGIGTIISTMLPYSLFFFLGWIVLFYLWVFILGMPVGPEAPTYYTP, encoded by the coding sequence ATGAGTAACCCATCAGGTGCACCGCCCAAGAAGCGTGACTGGTTCACCCGTTTTCTGGACGTCGTAGAGTGGCTTGGAAACCTCCTGCCCCACCCGGTAACCCTTTTCGCCCTGTTTGCCACCGGAGTGGTTTTAATCAGCGGACTGGCGGAATACCTGAACTGGACGGTACCCGATCCCAGGCCGGAAGGTTCGGCGGGCAGATCACCGGACGGAATGATTGAGGCGGTCAGTCTGCTGAACGGCGACGGCCTGCGTATGATTCTCGAAAATCTGGTGACCAACTTCACCGGGTTCGCACCGCTGGGTGTCGTTCTTGTAGCTCTTCTGGGGGTGGGCGTTGCCGAGCATTCCGGCCTCATCAGTGCCGTCATCCGGGGGATTGTCCTCAAGGCGGCGTCGGTCAGGCCGATCGAAAAACCCCGTTTCGGCGGTATTACCAACGAAACGGGTCTTTGGCGCATGTTCCTGTACCTGATGCGCCGGCTCAAATACATCATCCTGCGGCCCTTCTCTTTTCTGCTGCAGCCCCGAATCCTGGTCACCGTCGCGGTGGTATTCACGGGGATTGTCTCCAATACCGCCTCCGAGCTGGGGTACGTCGTACTGGTGCCGCTTGGTGCCGTGGTCTTTATGTCGCTGGGTCGGCACCCGCTGGCCGGACTTGCCGCCGCGTTTGCCGGTGTTTCCGGCGGGTACAGCGCCAACCTGCTGCTTGGAACCATTGATCCGCTGCTGGCGGGCCTGACCCAGGAAGCAGCCCAGCTGGTGGATCCCGCTTACACCGTACATGCCGCCGTCAACTACTATTTCATGTTCCTGAGTGTCTTCGTGATCACGGCTGTCGGCACCTGGGTAACCATAAAAATCGTGGAACCCAAACTGGGTCCGTACGATCCCGATATCGCCCTGGAAGATGTGAGCGACGAACAATCTATGGCGCCGCTTACCAAAACCGAGAAAAAGGGGCTTCTGTGGACCGCCCTCACCTTCCTCGGGTTACTTGCCATTCTAGCCATGGGCGTACTGCCCGAAAACGGGGTTTTGCGCAATCCGGAGACCGGGGAAATCCTCAATTCACCGTTCCTTAACGGTATTGTGGCCATCATTTTCATCGTATTTGTGATTCCCGGCTTTGTGTTCGGACGTGTTACCGGCTCCATGCGTTCCGACCGGGATGTCATCGAAGGAATGGCCAAATCGATGTCAACACTCGGTCTCTACATTGTCATCGTCTTTTTCGCCTCCCAGTTTGTCGCCTTTTTCGGATGGACCAACCTGGGTCAGATTGTGGCGGTAACCGGCGCCCAGTTCCTCCAGAATATCGGGCTTACCGGCCCCCTGGTCTTCATCGGGTTCATCATGGTGTCGGGTTTCGTTAACCTGATGCTCGGATCCGCTTCGGCACAGTGGGCAGTGACCGCCCCCATTTTTGTTCCCATGCTGATGCTGATCGGATACAGCCCCGAAGTTATCCAGGCGGCCTACCGGATCGGCGACTCTGTCACCAACCTTGTGACCCCGATGATGAGTTATTTCGGACTGATTCTCGCCTTTGCCAACAAATATGACAAGAACCTGGGAATCGGCACAATTATCAGCACCATGCTGCCCTACAGCCTCTTTTTCTTCCTGGGCTGGATCGTGTTGTTTTATTTATGGGTGTTCATTCTCGGCATGCCGGTCGGACCGGAAGCTCCCACTTATTACACTCCCTGA
- a CDS encoding HAMP domain-containing sensor histidine kinase has translation MNIRSKLAWTLTVILIITVTMGSAYALFYIRAYILEQEVADMESDGYWMMHTLKFLPDGLELQDELMRVGEATNYNIALYDSNGTMLAAYPVGTQRSPHLHLHPDEINQLLGEEEILRTIDDPADDNIWVYATIVESRNEARFFVINQPKSQIFQPVADVRRIIIIGLVFSFVLILALSAMLAHYMARPLLKLTRDVQRIASGDTGHVIRVRRSDEIGTLADSVNRMAQKLRADYEHLQKLNEKQYQFFADITHEVRNPLHTIMGSLEMLELPNLNDEKRQKYARNLRSQAGRIDRLFKDLMTLQRFDSDEKFVIPQPVNLADIAENLALWYHQNAKNKGVELKIDNHSCMVLADPGKIEQVLDNLVSNAIKFTNAGTITLSYQREGRQVEVSVSDTGIGIPEAHWPRLFDRFYRTDKARSRDKGGTGLGLSVVKGILKAHGTDIQVESEVGKGSRFFFYLDALEEDSEAQSV, from the coding sequence ATGAATATCCGTTCCAAGCTGGCCTGGACGCTAACGGTGATTTTGATTATAACCGTGACAATGGGCAGTGCCTACGCCCTGTTTTACATCCGTGCCTATATACTGGAACAGGAGGTCGCCGACATGGAGAGCGACGGCTACTGGATGATGCACACGCTCAAATTTCTGCCGGACGGGCTGGAGCTTCAGGATGAGTTGATGCGTGTTGGCGAGGCCACCAATTACAACATCGCGCTGTATGACTCGAACGGGACCATGCTTGCGGCGTATCCGGTCGGAACGCAGCGCTCTCCCCACCTGCATCTCCATCCCGACGAGATCAACCAGCTGCTGGGTGAAGAGGAGATACTGCGCACCATCGACGATCCCGCCGACGACAACATCTGGGTGTATGCCACCATCGTGGAGAGCCGGAACGAGGCCCGTTTTTTTGTCATCAACCAGCCAAAGAGCCAGATATTCCAGCCGGTGGCGGATGTGAGGCGGATTATCATCATCGGGCTGGTATTCTCTTTTGTGTTGATTCTGGCGCTTAGCGCGATGCTGGCTCACTACATGGCAAGGCCTCTGCTCAAACTGACAAGGGATGTTCAGCGAATAGCCAGCGGCGATACCGGCCATGTGATCAGGGTCAGGCGCTCCGACGAGATCGGAACACTCGCCGATTCCGTCAACCGGATGGCACAGAAGCTTCGGGCCGATTACGAGCATCTGCAGAAGCTGAATGAAAAGCAGTACCAGTTTTTTGCCGACATAACCCACGAAGTCCGCAACCCCCTCCACACTATCATGGGGTCGCTGGAAATGCTGGAGCTACCCAACCTGAATGACGAGAAACGGCAGAAGTATGCCAGAAATCTCAGAAGCCAGGCCGGTCGCATAGACCGCCTGTTCAAGGATCTGATGACATTGCAGCGTTTTGATTCCGACGAAAAGTTCGTCATCCCCCAGCCGGTGAACCTGGCGGATATAGCTGAAAACCTGGCTCTTTGGTATCATCAGAACGCGAAAAACAAAGGGGTGGAATTGAAAATTGATAACCACTCCTGCATGGTACTTGCCGACCCCGGCAAAATTGAACAGGTGCTGGACAACCTTGTTTCCAACGCCATCAAATTTACCAATGCCGGAACCATTACACTTTCCTATCAAAGAGAGGGACGACAGGTGGAGGTATCGGTCAGCGATACGGGCATCGGCATACCCGAAGCCCACTGGCCGCGGCTGTTCGACCGCTTTTACCGTACCGACAAGGCGCGTTCCCGCGACAAGGGGGGAACCGGACTCGGGTTGTCCGTTGTTAAAGGGATTTTAAAAGCGCATGGCACAGACATCCAGGTGGAAAGCGAAGTTGGGAAAGGCAGCCGATTCTTTTTCTACCTGGACGCCCTGGAGGAAGATTCTGAGGCGCAATCAGTTTAG
- a CDS encoding DUF58 domain-containing protein: MLLTPELLNRLTPLEIKARQIVEGFISGLHKSPYFGFSVEFAEHRPYNPGDELKHLDWKVYGKTERHYVKQYEEETNLRCYLLLDVSTSMQYRYFAEWSKLRYGVHLAAAIAYMLHRQRDGCGLVPFDREIGEIIPAKSSYPHLLHLYRIMDEILETRDSENAGPRLTASADAIHQLAERINRRSLVVVMTDLFENTRRHDELISSLKHLRHKKHEVVLFHLLEKRSERDLDFPDDRFVFEDLETGGQMDVIPSQIRKDYRKKMDQFTRDFRIACSEARISYEEVDTQTPFDLALLAFLNKRRRMM, encoded by the coding sequence ATGCTGCTGACACCCGAACTGCTGAACAGGCTCACGCCGCTGGAAATCAAGGCCCGCCAGATTGTGGAGGGGTTTATCAGCGGACTTCACAAAAGTCCCTATTTCGGGTTCAGTGTCGAGTTTGCCGAGCATCGCCCCTATAACCCGGGGGATGAACTGAAACACCTCGACTGGAAGGTGTACGGAAAAACGGAACGGCATTATGTGAAGCAGTATGAGGAAGAAACCAACCTGCGATGCTACCTGCTCCTTGATGTGAGCACATCCATGCAGTACCGTTATTTCGCCGAATGGTCCAAACTTCGCTACGGCGTACATCTTGCGGCCGCCATTGCCTATATGCTTCACCGGCAGCGGGATGGATGCGGACTGGTACCTTTTGACCGCGAAATCGGGGAAATTATTCCGGCAAAATCCTCCTATCCGCACCTGCTTCATCTGTACCGTATTATGGATGAGATCCTCGAAACCAGGGACAGTGAGAATGCCGGACCGCGCCTTACCGCCTCGGCCGACGCCATCCACCAGCTGGCAGAACGCATCAACAGACGCAGCCTGGTTGTGGTGATGACCGACCTGTTCGAAAATACCCGCCGACACGACGAGCTGATCTCCTCCCTGAAACACCTCCGCCATAAAAAACATGAAGTGGTATTGTTTCACCTGCTGGAAAAACGGAGCGAGCGGGATCTTGATTTCCCCGATGACCGGTTTGTGTTTGAGGATCTGGAAACTGGCGGACAAATGGATGTGATCCCCTCACAAATCCGGAAAGACTACAGAAAAAAGATGGATCAGTTTACCCGCGATTTTCGCATTGCCTGCAGCGAAGCGCGAATTTCATATGAGGAGGTGGACACGCAGACGCCATTTGACCTGGCACTGCTGGCTTTTCTGAACAAACGACGGCGGATGATGTAA
- a CDS encoding arginine deiminase-related protein, whose protein sequence is MATILTSSGQVQSVLKSAPDIPVPKELLMVTPDHFSVEYIINPHMSGNIGTVDKEKARWEWEVVRDKFRNLGLLIHELPGQPGLPDMVFSANQSLPILDNNGRKHVLMSIMHSEQRQEEVPYIEQWYRRKGYEVHYLNPDRVSDFEGMGDAIWHFRKRVLWGGFGYRSSPAAYEQISAEFDIPVVMLELKHPSFYHLDTCFCILNSDTVLIYPPAFTAEGLELIHAGFSNILEAPAREAEELFACNATCPDGRNVIIQKGCKEVNQQLKKQRFAFHEVDTTEFLKSGGSVFCMKIMLW, encoded by the coding sequence ATGGCCACAATACTGACATCTTCCGGGCAGGTTCAATCCGTCCTCAAAAGCGCACCGGACATCCCCGTGCCAAAAGAGCTGCTGATGGTCACCCCCGACCATTTCTCGGTCGAGTACATCATCAACCCCCATATGTCCGGCAACATCGGCACGGTCGACAAGGAAAAGGCCCGTTGGGAGTGGGAGGTGGTCCGCGACAAATTCCGCAACCTGGGGTTGCTGATCCACGAACTGCCCGGCCAGCCGGGTTTGCCCGACATGGTTTTTTCCGCCAACCAGAGCCTGCCGATACTCGACAACAACGGCAGGAAGCATGTTCTGATGAGCATCATGCATTCGGAGCAGCGCCAGGAGGAGGTTCCCTACATCGAGCAGTGGTACCGCCGCAAGGGGTATGAAGTGCACTACCTTAACCCCGACCGCGTTTCCGATTTTGAAGGCATGGGCGATGCCATCTGGCATTTCAGAAAGCGGGTACTCTGGGGCGGATTCGGGTACCGTTCGTCACCTGCGGCTTACGAGCAGATTTCCGCGGAGTTCGACATCCCGGTGGTGATGCTGGAGCTGAAACATCCCTCGTTCTACCATCTGGATACCTGTTTCTGCATTCTGAACAGCGACACCGTCCTGATTTATCCACCGGCATTTACCGCCGAAGGGCTTGAGCTGATCCATGCCGGGTTCAGCAACATCCTGGAAGCGCCCGCCCGTGAAGCCGAAGAGCTGTTCGCCTGCAACGCCACCTGTCCGGACGGCCGCAATGTCATCATCCAGAAAGGGTGCAAGGAGGTCAACCAGCAGCTTAAAAAACAGCGATTCGCATTTCATGAAGTCGATACAACCGAGTTTCTGAAGAGCGGGGGCAGCGTATTCTGCATGAAAATCATGCTCTGGTGA
- the hemH gene encoding ferrochelatase: MSQSGKKIGVVLMNLGGPTSEPAVRSFLENLFGDQDIINLGGGGFQKRLAKTIARFRYKGVAEKYREINGCPNGCMGSKYCPNRRDKVVSDCCSPINPLTELQRKALEKQIKSAWPDHFVKVYTAMRYWVPFDYDVFEEAMADGIEHLVLLPLYPHFSYTTTGSSFRNWEHIRQKNIETGKIPGWQEYHIGQYHLNPNYLSALNSRIEERLEEDFSEEERSKVHLVFTAHGTPLSEVAKGDPYTQHIEETVEAIMKMRNYGETHWLGYQSRVGPSKWTQPNTEELVFRLLDYGIKHILLIPVAFVTDHIETLHELGIELHEAIEEQKKQVDKLITSKGLNDHPDFLKALQDEIFRKIGHITGDPATVEKSGSAQPAS, encoded by the coding sequence ATGAGTCAAAGCGGAAAAAAAATCGGTGTAGTGCTGATGAACCTCGGTGGACCCACTTCCGAGCCGGCAGTGCGTTCCTTTCTGGAAAATCTTTTCGGAGATCAGGATATCATCAATCTTGGAGGGGGCGGATTTCAGAAGCGCCTGGCCAAGACCATTGCCAGGTTTCGTTACAAGGGCGTCGCAGAGAAGTATCGGGAGATCAACGGATGTCCCAATGGATGTATGGGCAGCAAGTATTGTCCGAATCGCCGGGATAAAGTGGTATCGGATTGCTGCTCTCCTATAAACCCGCTCACCGAACTTCAGCGTAAAGCACTCGAAAAACAGATAAAAAGCGCCTGGCCGGATCATTTTGTGAAGGTATACACCGCCATGCGCTATTGGGTGCCGTTTGATTATGATGTTTTTGAAGAGGCGATGGCCGATGGAATAGAGCATCTGGTGTTGCTGCCCCTCTATCCCCATTTTTCCTATACGACCACCGGAAGCAGTTTTCGGAACTGGGAACACATCCGCCAAAAAAATATCGAAACGGGCAAGATCCCCGGATGGCAGGAATACCATATCGGCCAGTATCATCTGAATCCGAACTATCTCTCCGCCCTGAACAGCAGAATTGAAGAGCGGCTTGAAGAGGATTTTTCAGAGGAAGAACGCAGTAAAGTGCACCTGGTTTTTACTGCACACGGAACACCGCTCAGTGAAGTGGCCAAGGGAGACCCCTACACACAGCATATTGAAGAGACCGTAGAAGCAATTATGAAAATGCGTAATTACGGTGAGACACACTGGCTCGGGTATCAGTCGCGTGTGGGGCCGTCCAAATGGACCCAGCCCAATACCGAAGAACTCGTTTTCCGCCTTCTGGACTATGGAATAAAACACATCCTGTTGATTCCCGTTGCATTTGTGACGGACCATATTGAAACCTTGCACGAGCTGGGGATCGAACTGCACGAAGCTATCGAAGAGCAGAAAAAACAGGTGGATAAGCTTATTACCAGTAAAGGGCTGAACGATCATCCTGATTTTTTGAAGGCTCTGCAGGATGAAATTTTCCGAAAAATAGGGCATATTACGGGTGATCCGGCGACTGTGGAGAAAAGCGGCAGTGCGCAACCGGCATCCTAA